A single Pantoea rwandensis DNA region contains:
- the ldtD gene encoding L,D-transpeptidase, with the protein MNRAVLALSVSLVLSPLATSHAAIIAALPGTSHSAMSVAASQHQIQQAFSPSQQPFYLPGLAGIYAARNMAPLWQDQQAVQAFQQQLAEVALSGVQPQFTRWVELLTNPTITGMARDIVLSDAMLGYLQFVANVPTQGETWLYSNVPYKLTMPGVAAINQWQNAVNGGGSRAFVISLAPQHPQYAPMHSALKALLTDNRPWPQLRDSGTLRPGQISNDVPALREILQRTGMLTAATHSSTPTPADDAVPTAPVPVSQSNQPIAVSPSAASVNDLSAQAPAATGNVLAGSPPAGDNVYDAALVEGVKRFQHWQGLADDGAIGPRTREWLNVSPQMRASLLALNIQRLRLLPDDMHNGIMVNIPNYSLTYYNNGATILSSRVIVGRPDRKTPLMRSALNNVVLNPPWNVPTTLVRQDIVPKVKQDPGYLYKHGYTLLSGWSADAEVIDPSMIDWHMVSAASFPYRIRQAPGAMNSLGRYKFNMPSSDAIYLHDTPNHGLFQRDIRALSSGCVRVNKASELADLLLQDVGWNDSRITDTLKQGDTRYVPIRHRIPVNLYYLTAWVAADGQPQYRTDIYNYDNPARSGSQVLSKAGKLLL; encoded by the coding sequence ATGAATCGTGCGGTACTCGCACTCAGTGTTTCACTGGTATTGTCGCCGCTGGCCACCAGCCATGCCGCGATCATTGCCGCTTTACCCGGAACGTCACATAGCGCCATGTCAGTGGCGGCGAGTCAGCATCAAATTCAGCAGGCTTTTAGCCCCAGTCAGCAACCTTTCTATCTGCCGGGATTAGCCGGTATCTACGCCGCGCGTAATATGGCGCCACTCTGGCAGGATCAGCAAGCGGTGCAGGCATTCCAGCAACAGCTGGCGGAAGTGGCGCTTTCTGGTGTCCAGCCACAGTTTACCCGTTGGGTTGAATTACTGACGAATCCCACGATTACCGGCATGGCGCGCGACATCGTGCTGAGCGATGCCATGTTGGGTTATTTGCAGTTTGTCGCCAATGTGCCGACGCAGGGCGAAACCTGGTTGTACAGCAATGTCCCTTACAAACTGACGATGCCGGGCGTGGCTGCCATTAACCAGTGGCAGAATGCGGTGAACGGTGGTGGCAGTCGCGCGTTTGTCATCTCGCTGGCACCGCAACATCCTCAATATGCGCCGATGCACAGTGCGCTCAAAGCGCTGCTGACCGATAACCGCCCATGGCCGCAACTGCGCGACAGCGGGACGCTCCGCCCCGGTCAAATCAGCAACGATGTGCCTGCGCTAAGAGAGATATTGCAGCGGACCGGCATGCTGACTGCCGCAACGCACAGCAGCACACCGACCCCAGCTGATGATGCCGTGCCGACAGCACCTGTGCCGGTCAGCCAGAGCAATCAGCCGATCGCGGTTAGCCCTTCGGCGGCCAGCGTCAATGATTTGTCTGCGCAGGCGCCAGCGGCAACCGGTAACGTCTTGGCGGGTTCGCCCCCTGCTGGCGACAATGTGTATGACGCCGCGCTGGTGGAAGGGGTAAAACGCTTCCAGCACTGGCAAGGTCTGGCGGATGATGGGGCGATAGGCCCTCGCACGCGTGAGTGGCTGAATGTGTCACCGCAGATGCGCGCATCGTTGCTGGCACTGAATATCCAGCGCCTGCGTCTGCTGCCGGATGATATGCATAACGGCATTATGGTGAACATTCCCAACTATTCGCTCACCTATTACAACAACGGTGCCACGATTTTGTCATCGCGGGTGATTGTCGGTCGTCCCGATCGTAAAACGCCACTGATGCGCAGTGCGCTGAATAATGTGGTGCTCAATCCACCGTGGAATGTGCCGACTACGTTAGTGCGTCAGGATATCGTGCCGAAGGTCAAACAAGATCCCGGATACCTCTACAAGCACGGCTATACCTTACTGTCGGGCTGGAGTGCGGATGCGGAGGTGATCGATCCGTCGATGATTGACTGGCATATGGTTTCTGCAGCCAGTTTCCCGTATCGCATTCGTCAGGCGCCGGGCGCGATGAACTCGCTGGGTCGTTATAAGTTTAATATGCCGAGTTCCGATGCCATCTATTTGCACGACACGCCTAACCACGGATTGTTCCAGCGCGATATTCGCGCACTGAGCTCCGGTTGTGTGCGCGTGAATAAGGCCTCTGAACTGGCCGACCTGCTGCTGCAGGATGTGGGCTGGAATGACAGCCGCATCACCGACACGCTGAAACAGGGCGACACGCGCTACGTGCCGATTCGCCACCGCATCCCGGTCAATCTCTACTACTTAACCGCATGGGTCGCGGCGGATGGACAGCCGCAGTATCGTACAGATATTTACAATTATGATAACCCTGCGCGT
- the mukB gene encoding chromosome partition protein MukB → MIERGKFRSLTLINWNGFFARTFDLDELVTTLSGGNGAGKSTTMAAFVTALIPDLTLLHFRNTTEAGATSGSRDKGLHGKLRAGVCYAVLDVVNSRHQRVVVGVRLQQVAGRDKKVDIKPFSIHGLPTDSLPTDMLTEILNSRQARVLPLAEVKERVEAQEGVQFRQYNSVTDYHAVLFELGVVPRRLRTASDRSKFYRLIEASLYGGISSAITRSLRDYLLPENGGVRKAFQDMEAALRENRMTLEAIRVTQSDRDLFKHLISEATSYVSADYMRHANERRIHLDGALQLRNELFTSRNQLASEQYRHIEMARELSEHNGAESDLETDYQGASDHLNLVQTAMRQQEKIERYDADLEELTYRLEEQNEVVAEAREVQEENEARAEAAEIEVDELKSQLADFQQALDVQQTRAIQYQQALQALEKARAQCQLPDLTIDNATEWQETFQAREEEATEQLLRLEQKLSVAEAAHSQFEQALALVTSIAGEVSRQDAWQVGRDLLRDAANQRHHADQLSSLRLRLNELETRLREQHDAERLLADFCKRQGQQYDAEALEGLQRELEAQIEQLNESVSDAGERRMLMRQELEQLRERITALTARAPHWLAAQEILTQLSEQTGQELTNSQQITEFMQQLLERERETTVERDNVAARKREVEQQIERLSQPGGAEDARLTQLAERFGGVLLSEIYDDVTLDDAPYFSALYGPSRHAIVVPDLSLVRELLDGLEDCPEDLYLIEGDPQAFDDSVFSVDELENAVVVKVAERQWRYSRFPKVPLFGRAARENQLELLNNERDQLAERFATLSFDVQKTQRLHQSFSRFIGSHLAVAFDEDPEALIRQLNSRRGELERGLAQHENDNQQQRAQFEQAKEGVSQLNRLLPRVNLLLDDSLGDRCEEIRERVEEAQEAARFLHQHGAKISKLEPLVSVLQSDPQQHDQLERDYQQAQQQQRDARQQAFALTEVVQRRAHFSYEDSAGMLTGNSDLNEKLRQRLEQAEGERSRARERLREHQAQLTQYSQVLASLKSSYDAKRDMLKELQQEMQDIGVHADASAEERARARRDELYTALSHNRARRNQLEKQLTFCEAEMDGLQKKLRKLERDYHQIREQVVSAKAGWCTVLRLVKENGMERRLHRREMAYLGGDELRSMSDKALGALRLAVADNEHLRDVLRMSEDPKRPERKVQFFIAVYQHLRERIRQDIIRTDDPVEAIEQMEIELNRLTEELTAREQTLAISSRSAANIIRKTIQREQNRIRQLNQGLQAVSFGQVRSVRLNVNVREAHSTLLDTLSEEHEAHQDLFTSNRLTFSEALAKLYQRLNPQIDMGQRTPQTIGEELLDYRNYLEMEVEVNRGSDGWLRAESGALSTGEAIGTGMSILVMVVQSWEEESRRLRGKDISPCRLLFLDEAARLDARSIATLFELCERLEMQLVIAAPENISPEKGTTYKLVRKVFNNTEHVHVVGLRGFSADPVPAKRDTSDIDLETENT, encoded by the coding sequence ATGATTGAACGCGGTAAGTTTCGTTCGCTAACGCTGATCAACTGGAACGGCTTCTTTGCGCGTACCTTTGATCTCGATGAGCTAGTGACCACACTCTCCGGCGGTAACGGTGCCGGTAAATCAACCACCATGGCGGCTTTTGTCACGGCACTGATCCCCGATCTCACCTTGCTGCACTTCCGTAACACCACGGAAGCGGGGGCGACCTCTGGCTCACGCGATAAAGGTCTGCACGGTAAACTGCGCGCAGGTGTCTGTTATGCGGTGCTGGATGTGGTCAACTCGCGCCATCAGCGCGTGGTGGTCGGCGTGCGTCTGCAACAGGTTGCCGGACGCGACAAGAAAGTCGATATCAAACCGTTCAGTATTCATGGTCTGCCGACCGATTCGCTGCCGACGGATATGCTGACTGAAATCCTTAACAGCCGCCAGGCGCGCGTATTACCGCTGGCGGAAGTGAAAGAACGCGTTGAAGCGCAGGAAGGCGTGCAGTTCCGTCAGTACAACTCGGTCACAGATTACCACGCCGTCCTGTTCGAGCTGGGCGTGGTGCCGCGTCGTCTTCGCACCGCCAGCGATCGCAGTAAATTCTATCGCCTGATTGAAGCCTCGCTGTACGGTGGTATTTCCAGCGCCATCACCCGTTCCCTGCGTGATTATCTGTTGCCGGAAAATGGTGGCGTGCGTAAAGCCTTCCAGGATATGGAAGCCGCGCTGCGTGAAAACCGCATGACGCTGGAAGCGATTCGCGTCACGCAGTCCGATCGCGACCTGTTCAAGCATTTGATCTCTGAAGCCACCAGCTATGTGTCGGCGGATTATATGCGTCACGCCAACGAGCGCCGCATTCACCTCGACGGCGCACTGCAGTTACGTAATGAACTGTTCACCAGCCGTAATCAGCTGGCTTCCGAGCAGTATCGTCACATCGAAATGGCGCGTGAACTTTCTGAGCACAACGGTGCAGAAAGCGATCTGGAAACCGACTATCAAGGCGCCAGCGATCACCTGAATCTGGTCCAGACCGCCATGCGTCAGCAGGAGAAGATCGAGCGCTATGATGCCGATCTCGAAGAGCTGACCTATCGTCTGGAAGAGCAGAATGAAGTGGTGGCGGAAGCCCGCGAAGTGCAGGAAGAGAACGAAGCGCGTGCCGAAGCGGCTGAAATTGAAGTTGATGAGCTGAAAAGCCAGTTAGCCGATTTCCAGCAGGCTCTCGATGTACAGCAAACCCGTGCCATCCAGTATCAACAGGCATTGCAGGCGCTGGAAAAAGCGCGCGCGCAGTGTCAGTTGCCCGATCTGACCATCGATAATGCGACGGAATGGCAGGAAACCTTCCAGGCACGCGAAGAAGAAGCCACCGAGCAACTTTTACGTCTGGAGCAGAAACTGAGTGTGGCCGAAGCGGCGCACAGCCAGTTTGAGCAGGCATTAGCGCTGGTGACCAGTATCGCCGGCGAAGTGAGCCGTCAGGATGCATGGCAAGTGGGGCGCGACTTATTGCGCGATGCCGCGAACCAGCGTCACCATGCCGATCAGCTCTCTTCGCTGCGCCTGCGTCTCAATGAGCTGGAAACGCGCCTGCGCGAGCAGCATGATGCCGAGCGCCTGTTAGCCGATTTCTGCAAGCGTCAGGGGCAACAGTACGATGCCGAAGCGCTGGAAGGGCTGCAGCGCGAGCTGGAAGCACAGATTGAACAGTTGAACGAAAGCGTGTCCGATGCCGGTGAACGCCGCATGCTGATGCGCCAGGAACTGGAACAGCTGCGTGAACGCATCACTGCACTGACGGCACGTGCGCCGCATTGGCTGGCCGCGCAGGAAATCCTGACGCAGCTCAGCGAGCAGACCGGGCAAGAGCTGACCAACAGCCAGCAGATTACTGAGTTCATGCAGCAGTTGCTGGAACGTGAGCGCGAAACCACCGTTGAACGTGACAATGTGGCGGCACGCAAACGTGAAGTCGAGCAGCAGATCGAGCGTTTAAGTCAACCTGGCGGGGCGGAAGATGCTCGCCTGACGCAACTGGCGGAACGATTTGGCGGCGTACTGCTGTCGGAAATTTACGATGACGTCACGCTGGATGACGCACCGTACTTCTCGGCGCTGTATGGCCCATCGCGTCATGCGATTGTGGTACCCGATTTATCTCTGGTGCGTGAACTGTTGGATGGCCTGGAGGATTGCCCGGAAGATCTCTATCTGATTGAAGGGGATCCGCAGGCGTTTGATGATAGCGTCTTCAGTGTTGATGAGTTGGAAAACGCCGTGGTTGTGAAGGTGGCTGAGCGTCAGTGGCGCTACTCCCGCTTCCCGAAAGTGCCGCTGTTTGGCCGTGCTGCGCGTGAAAACCAGCTGGAACTGCTGAACAATGAACGCGACCAGCTGGCAGAACGGTTTGCCACTTTGTCCTTTGACGTACAGAAAACGCAGCGTTTGCATCAATCCTTCAGCCGCTTTATCGGTAGCCATTTAGCAGTGGCGTTTGATGAAGATCCTGAAGCGCTGATCCGCCAGCTGAACAGCCGCCGTGGCGAGCTGGAACGGGGGCTGGCACAACATGAGAATGATAACCAGCAGCAGCGTGCCCAGTTTGAGCAGGCTAAAGAGGGCGTCAGCCAGCTCAACCGCCTGCTGCCACGCGTGAATCTGCTGTTGGATGATTCACTTGGCGATCGCTGCGAAGAGATACGTGAACGCGTCGAAGAAGCTCAGGAAGCGGCGCGCTTCCTGCATCAGCATGGCGCTAAAATCAGCAAGCTGGAGCCGCTGGTGTCGGTGTTGCAAAGCGATCCGCAGCAGCACGATCAGCTGGAGCGCGATTATCAGCAAGCACAGCAGCAGCAGCGTGATGCGCGTCAGCAGGCCTTTGCCCTGACGGAGGTGGTGCAGCGTCGCGCCCACTTTAGCTATGAAGATTCTGCCGGCATGCTGACCGGCAACAGCGATCTCAATGAAAAACTGCGCCAGCGTCTGGAGCAGGCGGAGGGGGAGCGCAGCCGTGCGCGTGAACGTCTGCGCGAACATCAGGCGCAGCTGACACAATATTCACAAGTGCTGGCATCACTGAAAAGTTCCTATGACGCCAAGCGCGACATGCTGAAAGAGTTGCAGCAGGAGATGCAGGATATCGGTGTGCATGCCGATGCCAGCGCCGAAGAGCGCGCCCGCGCCCGACGCGACGAACTGTATACCGCATTAAGCCATAACCGTGCTCGTCGTAATCAGCTGGAGAAACAGCTCACGTTCTGCGAAGCCGAAATGGACGGCCTGCAGAAGAAACTGCGCAAGCTGGAGCGCGATTATCATCAGATTCGTGAGCAAGTCGTCAGCGCTAAAGCAGGCTGGTGTACGGTGCTGCGTCTGGTGAAAGAGAACGGCATGGAGCGTCGCCTGCATCGTCGTGAGATGGCCTATCTGGGCGGAGATGAACTGCGTTCAATGTCAGATAAGGCATTGGGTGCACTGCGTCTGGCGGTAGCGGATAACGAACATCTGCGTGATGTATTGCGCATGTCGGAAGATCCAAAACGTCCAGAACGTAAAGTGCAGTTCTTTATTGCGGTGTATCAACATCTGCGCGAACGTATTCGTCAGGATATCATTCGCACTGACGATCCGGTTGAAGCCATCGAGCAGATGGAAATTGAGCTGAATCGTCTGACGGAAGAGCTGACAGCACGCGAGCAGACGCTGGCCATCAGTTCACGCAGCGCGGCGAATATCATTCGTAAAACCATTCAGCGTGAGCAGAACCGTATTCGCCAGCTGAACCAGGGCTTGCAGGCCGTGAGTTTTGGTCAGGTGCGCAGTGTGCGTCTTAACGTCAACGTGCGTGAAGCGCACTCCACGCTGCTCGATACCTTGTCTGAAGAGCATGAAGCGCATCAGGATCTGTTTACCAGCAATCGTCTGACCTTCTCCGAAGCGCTGGCGAAACTTTATCAACGTCTGAATCCGCAGATTGATATGGGGCAGCGCACACCACAAACCATCGGTGAAGAGCTGCTCGACTACCGCAACTATCTTGAGATGGAAGTGGAAGTGAACCGTGGTTCTGATGGCTGGCTGCGCGCGGAGAGTGGTGCGTTGTCAACCGGTGAAGCGATCGGTACCGGTATGTCAATTCTGGTGATGGTGGTGCAGAGCTGGGAAGAGGAATCTCGTCGTCTGCGCGGCAAAGATATTTCGCCATGCCGACTGCTTTTCCTTGATGAAGCGGCACGTCTTGATGCCCGCTCCATCGCCACCCTGTTCGAACTGTGTGAGCGTCTGGAGATGCAGCTGGTGATTGCTGCGCCAGAGAACATCAGCCCGGAGAAAGGCACTACCTACAAGCTGGTGCGTAAAGTGTTTAACAACACTGAACACGTGCATGTGGTGGGGCTGCGTGGATTCTCGGCAGATCCTGTGCCAGCAAAACGCGACACGAGTGATATCGATTTAGAAACAGAAAATACCTGA
- the mukE gene encoding chromosome partition protein MukE: MSSTNIEQVMPVKLALALANPIFPALDSQLRAGRHIGIEELDNHAFLMDYQEYLEEFYARYNVELMRAPEGFFYLRPRSTTLIPRSVLSELDMMVGKILCYLYLSPERLANEGIFTQQELYDELLSLADESKLLKLVNQRSTGSDLDRAKLQEKMRASISRLRRLGMVWYMGNDSSKFRIMESVFRFGADVRSGDDAREAQLHLIRDGEAMTLENKAAANESDDADNDNDVESDANDNAEDEQE, from the coding sequence ATGTCATCGACAAATATTGAACAAGTGATGCCAGTTAAACTGGCGTTGGCACTGGCAAACCCGATTTTCCCGGCGCTCGATAGCCAGTTACGCGCGGGACGCCACATTGGTATTGAAGAGCTGGATAATCACGCTTTTCTGATGGATTACCAGGAGTACCTGGAAGAGTTTTATGCGCGCTACAACGTTGAGCTGATGCGCGCGCCGGAAGGTTTTTTCTATTTGCGTCCACGTTCAACCACACTGATTCCACGCTCGGTGCTGTCCGAGCTGGATATGATGGTCGGCAAGATCCTGTGTTACCTCTACCTCAGCCCGGAGCGTCTGGCTAATGAGGGGATTTTCACCCAGCAGGAATTGTATGACGAACTGCTGTCACTGGCGGATGAGAGCAAACTGCTCAAGCTGGTGAACCAGCGTTCGACCGGCTCTGACCTGGATCGTGCCAAGCTGCAGGAAAAAATGCGTGCTTCTATCAGCCGCCTGCGCCGCTTAGGTATGGTGTGGTACATGGGCAACGACAGCAGCAAGTTCCGCATCATGGAGTCGGTGTTCCGCTTCGGTGCGGATGTGCGCAGCGGTGATGATGCTCGTGAAGCACAGCTGCATCTGATCCGCGATGGCGAAGCCATGACGCTGGAGAACAAAGCCGCGGCCAACGAGAGTGATGATGCAGATAACGACAATGACGTTGAAAGCGATGCGAATGATAACGCGGAGGATGAACAGGAATGA
- the mukF gene encoding chromosome partition protein MukF: MSEFSQTVPELVAWARKNDFSLALPVERLAFLLAIATLNGERMDGEMSEGELIDAFRHVSKAFEQTHETVQVRANNAINDMVRQRLLNRFTSELTEGHAIYRLTPLAIGITDYYIRQREFSTLRLSMQLSIVAQELKRAADAAEEDGDEFHWHRNVFAPLKYSVAEIFDSIDMTQRLMDEQQQAVKTDIADLLNKDWRAAISSCELLLSETSGTLRELQDTLEAAGDKLQANLLRIQDATLSSPDLGFVDKLVFDLQNKLDRIISWGQQAIDLWIGYDRHVHKFIRTAIDMDKNRVFAQRLRLSVQNYFDQPWALTYANADRLYDMRDEEMTLRNDEVMGELPPEMEYEEFNEIREQLAAMIEEALQIYKLEQKPLHLATVMRDYLAQYPRARHFDLARIVIDQAVRLGVAEADLAGLPAEWQTINDYGAKVQAHVIDKY, from the coding sequence ATGAGCGAATTTTCCCAGACGGTCCCCGAATTGGTGGCATGGGCGCGCAAGAATGACTTTTCACTTGCGTTGCCGGTAGAACGTCTGGCCTTTTTGCTGGCTATCGCCACCTTAAACGGTGAGCGCATGGACGGTGAAATGAGTGAAGGTGAACTGATCGACGCGTTTCGTCACGTCAGTAAAGCCTTTGAGCAAACCCACGAAACCGTGCAGGTGCGTGCCAACAACGCCATTAATGACATGGTGCGTCAACGCCTGCTCAATCGCTTTACCAGCGAGCTAACTGAAGGCCACGCGATTTATCGTCTGACGCCGTTGGCCATCGGCATTACCGATTACTACATTCGCCAGCGCGAGTTTTCCACGCTGCGCCTGTCAATGCAGCTGTCGATTGTGGCACAGGAACTGAAACGCGCCGCCGATGCCGCTGAAGAAGACGGTGATGAATTCCACTGGCACCGCAATGTCTTTGCCCCGCTGAAATATTCCGTGGCCGAGATCTTCGACAGCATCGACATGACACAACGTCTGATGGATGAGCAGCAACAAGCGGTGAAAACCGATATTGCGGACCTGCTCAACAAAGACTGGCGTGCCGCGATTTCAAGCTGTGAACTGCTGCTGTCCGAAACCTCCGGCACACTGCGTGAACTGCAGGATACGCTGGAAGCGGCGGGTGACAAATTGCAGGCCAATCTGTTGCGCATTCAGGACGCTACGCTGAGCAGCCCGGATTTGGGCTTTGTCGATAAGCTGGTGTTTGATCTGCAAAATAAGCTGGACCGCATCATCAGTTGGGGTCAGCAGGCCATCGATTTGTGGATTGGCTACGACCGCCACGTGCACAAATTTATTCGTACCGCCATCGATATGGATAAGAACCGCGTCTTCGCGCAGCGTTTACGTCTTTCGGTGCAGAACTACTTCGATCAGCCCTGGGCGCTGACCTACGCGAATGCCGACCGTCTTTACGATATGCGCGATGAAGAGATGACGCTGCGTAATGATGAGGTGATGGGCGAACTGCCGCCAGAGATGGAGTACGAAGAGTTTAACGAGATTCGCGAGCAGCTTGCCGCGATGATCGAAGAAGCATTGCAGATTTACAAGCTGGAGCAAAAGCCGCTCCATCTCGCGACGGTGATGCGCGATTATCTGGCGCAATACCCGCGTGCGCGTCACTTTGATTTGGCGCGTATCGTCATCGATCAGGCAGTACGCCTCGGTGTCGCCGAAGCTGATTTAGCCGGTCTGCCGGCAGAATGGCAGACTATTAATGATTACGGAGCCAAGGTGCAGGCACATGTCATCGACAAATATTGA
- the cmoM gene encoding tRNA uridine 5-oxyacetic acid(34) methyltransferase CmoM: MQDRNFDDLADKFSQNIYGTRKGQVRQAILWDELDALLPTLPEGALSVLDAGGGVGQISCGLAARGHQVLLCDLSAEMLKLAEAHAHTEGVSHNMQFKQISAQQVGEHLDRPVDLVLFHAVLEWVAEPEAVLRALWHTLKPGGVLSLMFYNAHALTFRTLQLGNFGYLRANMTKRKKRTLSPDFPRDPQDVNRWLSDAGFEIEQRAGIRVFCDYMKPPPPGVVKSVEEIIEMERRYCRQEPFLSLGRYIHVTARKPR; the protein is encoded by the coding sequence ATGCAGGATCGTAACTTTGACGATCTGGCGGACAAATTTTCGCAGAACATTTATGGCACCCGCAAAGGGCAGGTACGGCAGGCGATCCTGTGGGACGAACTGGATGCGCTGTTACCGACATTGCCTGAAGGCGCACTGTCAGTGCTGGATGCCGGCGGTGGCGTAGGACAAATCTCCTGTGGATTAGCGGCACGCGGCCATCAGGTGCTGTTGTGCGATCTCTCCGCTGAGATGTTAAAGCTGGCTGAAGCGCATGCGCACACCGAGGGTGTGAGCCACAACATGCAATTCAAACAAATTAGCGCGCAGCAGGTGGGCGAACATTTGGATCGGCCGGTTGATCTGGTATTGTTTCACGCTGTGCTGGAGTGGGTGGCAGAACCGGAAGCGGTGCTGCGTGCCTTGTGGCACACGCTGAAGCCCGGTGGTGTGCTGTCGTTGATGTTTTACAATGCGCATGCCCTGACGTTCCGCACCCTGCAACTCGGCAATTTCGGCTATCTGCGTGCCAATATGACTAAACGCAAAAAGCGTACGCTGTCACCGGATTTCCCGCGCGATCCTCAGGACGTTAATCGCTGGTTGAGTGATGCGGGCTTTGAGATTGAACAGCGTGCAGGCATTCGCGTGTTTTGTGATTACATGAAACCGCCACCGCCCGGCGTCGTCAAAAGCGTTGAAGAGATTATTGAGATGGAACGGCGCTACTGTCGTCAGGAGCCCTTTTTAAGTTTAGGGCGCTATATCCACGTGACCGCGCGCAAACCCAGGTAG
- the elyC gene encoding envelope biogenesis factor ElyC, producing MFFALKKWIGAMLLPLPLLLLLMAVGLLLLWFSRWQKGGKILISFSWLLLLLLSLQPVADRLLRPIEQHYPTWNGSEPVDYIVVLGGGYTFNPDWAPSSNLLNNSLPRVTEGVRQWRRNPQAKMIFTGAAAGYNPRSNASVAAEVAESLGVPGSAIITLDQPHDTGEEALAVKQTIGNHPFLLVSSANHLPRAMHFFLSAGLNPIAAPANQLAITSPISAWDRMLPSPMWLGHSERAIYETLGQAWQRLRGDDFLSSEPGK from the coding sequence ATGTTTTTTGCCTTAAAGAAATGGATTGGCGCGATGTTATTACCTTTACCACTGCTGTTGTTGCTCATGGCGGTGGGACTTTTACTTCTCTGGTTTAGCCGTTGGCAAAAAGGCGGCAAAATTCTGATCTCTTTTAGCTGGTTGCTGCTCTTATTGCTCAGCTTGCAACCCGTAGCCGATCGTCTGTTGCGCCCCATCGAACAGCATTATCCCACCTGGAACGGTAGCGAACCGGTGGATTATATCGTCGTGCTGGGCGGTGGCTACACCTTCAATCCGGATTGGGCACCGAGTTCTAATTTGCTCAACAACAGCCTGCCACGCGTAACAGAAGGTGTGCGCCAATGGCGTCGGAATCCACAAGCAAAAATGATTTTCACTGGCGCTGCTGCAGGATACAACCCTCGCAGTAACGCCAGCGTGGCGGCGGAAGTCGCCGAGAGTCTGGGAGTGCCGGGTTCGGCGATTATCACGCTGGACCAACCGCATGATACGGGTGAAGAAGCGCTGGCCGTCAAACAAACTATCGGCAATCACCCTTTCCTGCTGGTCTCATCGGCGAACCACTTGCCACGTGCGATGCATTTCTTCCTGAGCGCAGGTCTGAACCCCATCGCCGCACCGGCCAATCAGCTCGCGATTACCTCGCCAATCAGTGCCTGGGACCGCATGCTGCCTTCTCCGATGTGGTTGGGGCATAGTGAACGTGCGATTTACGAAACCCTGGGCCAGGCCTGGCAAAGGCTGCGCGGCGATGATTTCCTGTCATCCGAGCCAGGGAAGTAA
- a CDS encoding YcbJ family phosphotransferase, giving the protein MEQLRSELALILGEGISRLETISEQAQSRLYALYDNDGKPMPLVAKYFRHQGRAALEAKKLTMLGHDGLVTVPAVFGLVLSQQPPVHEMLLMARFNGVSAEAPARTAVRWEQLCEQIVEGVLGWHRIDSHGLVGRVDSVQENNWPAWYRQRVEVLWATLGYLSPPFFTLEDRQILYRSRQQLTRLFNDFDDPCVLMHGNLRLSSMLKDARSDQLVAMMQPGNILWAPREYELIRLADSGAEASLLQHYLQRAPVSEGFIWRRWLYQLWDCVDTLVSSGQFDRPRFDHAREQLLPWLG; this is encoded by the coding sequence ATGGAACAGCTCCGTTCAGAACTGGCGTTGATACTGGGTGAAGGTATCAGCCGCCTCGAAACCATTAGCGAACAGGCGCAATCGCGGCTGTATGCACTCTATGACAACGACGGTAAACCGATGCCGCTGGTGGCGAAGTATTTTCGTCATCAAGGCCGCGCAGCGCTTGAAGCCAAAAAACTCACTATGTTAGGTCATGATGGCCTGGTGACAGTCCCTGCGGTTTTTGGCCTGGTGCTGAGTCAGCAGCCGCCGGTACATGAAATGCTGCTGATGGCGCGTTTCAATGGCGTCTCCGCCGAGGCGCCAGCCCGCACTGCCGTGCGCTGGGAGCAATTGTGTGAGCAGATTGTCGAGGGTGTACTCGGCTGGCACCGCATTGACAGCCATGGATTGGTGGGAAGGGTTGATAGCGTGCAGGAAAACAACTGGCCAGCCTGGTATCGCCAGCGCGTCGAAGTGCTATGGGCCACACTGGGCTATCTGTCACCGCCATTTTTCACTCTGGAGGATCGGCAAATCCTGTATCGCAGTCGTCAGCAATTAACCAGACTTTTTAACGACTTTGACGATCCCTGCGTGCTGATGCACGGCAACCTGCGCTTATCCAGCATGTTGAAAGATGCGCGCAGTGACCAGTTGGTGGCGATGATGCAACCGGGCAATATTCTTTGGGCACCGCGTGAATATGAGTTAATTCGTCTGGCGGATAGTGGGGCCGAAGCCTCACTGCTGCAGCACTACCTGCAGCGCGCGCCCGTCTCTGAAGGTTTTATCTGGCGGCGCTGGTTGTATCAGCTATGGGATTGTGTCGATACGTTGGTGAGCAGCGGACAGTTTGATCGTCCGCGCTTTGATCACGCCCGTGAGCAGTTACTTCCCTGGCTCGGATGA